The Syngnathus acus chromosome 3, fSynAcu1.2, whole genome shotgun sequence genome includes a window with the following:
- the cebpg gene encoding CCAAT/enhancer-binding protein gamma, with product MSQPPQPKATSSDHNGVSVIQSQSHAASAASAASALLQQVPQPSPLSQASSPGAGKAAPGKMKKASADKDSDEYRQRRERNNLAVKKSRQRSKQKAMDTQQRVNQLKEENERLEAKIKLLSKELSVLKDLFLEHAHNLADNVQPPSGNPEASPAPNNQ from the coding sequence ATGAGCCAGCCGCCGCAGCCTAAAGCCACGTCATCGGACCACAACGGCGTCAGCGTCATCCAGAGTCAGAGCCACGCCGCCAGCGCCGCCAGCGCCGCCAGCGCCCTGCTGCAGCAGGTACCTCAGCCGTCGCCGCTCAGCCAGGCGTCGTCCCCGGGCGCCGGCAAGGCCGCCCCCGGCAAGATGAAGAAGGCGTCGGCGGACAAGGACAGTGACGAGTACCGTCAGCGGCGAGAGCGAAACAACCTGGCGGTGAAGAAGAGCCGCCAGCGCAGCAAGCAGAAAGCCATGGACACGCAGCAGAGGGTCAACCAGCTCAAGGAGGAGAACGAACGTCTGGAGGCCAAAATCAAACTGCTCAGCAAAGAACTGAGCGTGCTCAAGGACCTCTTCCTGGAACACGCCCACAACCTGGCCGACAACGTGCAGCCCCCCTCCGGGAACCCCGAGGCCAGCCCCGCCCCCAACAACCAGTGA
- the cebpa gene encoding CCAAT/enhancer-binding protein alpha isoform X1 — MELHNLLYETAAPGGPPVTLGAPCAQEATDFGAGYIGDAETSVDLSPYIDASAFNDDLFLAELFHHPSRLRAATAYEHAHGPSPHVYAKMNAKVLKVDAEELYERERRLAIKQEPCAEDLLRQTPAAYRHCYSPPHLQYQAAHCAQTSVHLQPGQPTPPPTPSPHHHALHVPPDLRFHRPPHRPAPAGKAKKLVDKNSPEYRLRRERNNVAVRKSRDKAKMRNMETQQKVLELSSDNERLRRRVEHLSRELDSLRGVFRQQPHVPDARYRAHAHS, encoded by the exons ATGGAGCTGCACAACCTGCTTTACGAGACAGCAGCCCCGGGGGGGCCTCCGGTCACTTTGGGGGCCCCGTGCGCGCAGGAAGCCACCGACTTCGGTGCGGGGTACATCGGGGACGCGGAAACGTCCGTGGACCTGAGCCCCTACATCGACGCGTCCGCCTTCAACGACGACTTATTCCTGGCCGAGCTCTTCCACCACCCGTCGCGGCTGCGCGCGGCCACGGCCTACGAGCACGCGCACGGACCTTCTCCGCACGTGTACGCCAAGATGAACGCCAAGGTGCTCAAG GTGGACGCGGAGGAGCTGTACGAGCGGGAGCGTCGGCTGGCCATCAAGCAGGAGCCGTGCGCCGAGGACCTCCTGCGGCAAACCCCCGCCGCCTACCGCCACTGCTACTCCCCGCCGCACCTGCAGTACCAGGCGGCCCACTGCGCGCAGACCTCGGTGCACCTCCAGCCGGGCCAGCCCACCCCGCCGCCCACGCCCAGCCCGCATCACCACGCCCTCCACGTGCCCCCCGACCTTCGTTTTCACCGGCCGCCGCACAGGCCGGCGCCGGCGGGCAAGGCCAAGAAGCTGGTGGACAAGAACAGCCCCGAGTACCGGCTGCGACGGGAGCGCAACAACGTGGCGGTGCGCAAAAGTCGCGACAAGGCCAAGATGCGCAACATGGAAACTCAGCAAAAGGTCCTGGAGCTCAGCTCGGACAACGAGAGACTAAGGCGCCGCGTGGAGCACCTCAGCCGGGAATTGGACTCCCTGCGGGGGGTCTTCCGGCAGCAGCCGCACGTCCCCGACGCCCGCTAcagggcgcacgcgcacaGCTGA
- the cebpa gene encoding CCAAT/enhancer-binding protein alpha isoform X2, with protein sequence MELHNLLYETAAPGGPPVTLGAPCAQEATDFGAGYIGDAETSVDLSPYIDASAFNDDLFLAELFHHPSRLRAATAYEHAHGPSPHVYAKMNAKVDAEELYERERRLAIKQEPCAEDLLRQTPAAYRHCYSPPHLQYQAAHCAQTSVHLQPGQPTPPPTPSPHHHALHVPPDLRFHRPPHRPAPAGKAKKLVDKNSPEYRLRRERNNVAVRKSRDKAKMRNMETQQKVLELSSDNERLRRRVEHLSRELDSLRGVFRQQPHVPDARYRAHAHS encoded by the exons ATGGAGCTGCACAACCTGCTTTACGAGACAGCAGCCCCGGGGGGGCCTCCGGTCACTTTGGGGGCCCCGTGCGCGCAGGAAGCCACCGACTTCGGTGCGGGGTACATCGGGGACGCGGAAACGTCCGTGGACCTGAGCCCCTACATCGACGCGTCCGCCTTCAACGACGACTTATTCCTGGCCGAGCTCTTCCACCACCCGTCGCGGCTGCGCGCGGCCACGGCCTACGAGCACGCGCACGGACCTTCTCCGCACGTGTACGCCAAGATGAACGCCAAG GTGGACGCGGAGGAGCTGTACGAGCGGGAGCGTCGGCTGGCCATCAAGCAGGAGCCGTGCGCCGAGGACCTCCTGCGGCAAACCCCCGCCGCCTACCGCCACTGCTACTCCCCGCCGCACCTGCAGTACCAGGCGGCCCACTGCGCGCAGACCTCGGTGCACCTCCAGCCGGGCCAGCCCACCCCGCCGCCCACGCCCAGCCCGCATCACCACGCCCTCCACGTGCCCCCCGACCTTCGTTTTCACCGGCCGCCGCACAGGCCGGCGCCGGCGGGCAAGGCCAAGAAGCTGGTGGACAAGAACAGCCCCGAGTACCGGCTGCGACGGGAGCGCAACAACGTGGCGGTGCGCAAAAGTCGCGACAAGGCCAAGATGCGCAACATGGAAACTCAGCAAAAGGTCCTGGAGCTCAGCTCGGACAACGAGAGACTAAGGCGCCGCGTGGAGCACCTCAGCCGGGAATTGGACTCCCTGCGGGGGGTCTTCCGGCAGCAGCCGCACGTCCCCGACGCCCGCTAcagggcgcacgcgcacaGCTGA
- the gpatch1 gene encoding G patch domain-containing protein 1 isoform X1 produces the protein MAAGGTDVDDGKAAVDFVTYGTPLEPLEEDEAPRKPIPLHEQTVRDEKGRYQRFHGAFTGGFSAGYYNTVGSKEGWTPSTFVSSRQQKADKHRATPQDFMDEEDLGEHGIAPTQITTTGPFASRAPAAVWDRAKAVNAQTAIIPGDNLLDELIAPARSCIGVELLTRMGWKAGQGVGPRVKRKARRQRPADDGPRVFGCAPPPPAGSEGSEEDDDGGEFAPENVTFAPKDVIAVDFAARTGLQGLGYSGLDPAMALRDQADDSLADLFSPHSEATSRLFGERPRRSRRGGGVAGQAFGVGALEDDDEDVYRRDAMSKYDTVLGDEPGDGLYGWTAPCDDRGNRNKHHKEAAYLGKILEGFTLARSPEEKKIIFAAPPLPADFRPVRRFRPPVAVSHVSGVSAALAEALRSSKGQAPTPDAGRHHVMSDQRGALLGEAALPGPASVMELLRPEDRRRLLSLRAASGAPPGAPPSGAPPSGAPPPSAPSDASLRRRQEEVAAAAVAWRGCDGLSRTFKPFEKNAGKQARYDTYLGRLRLGEKDALDACSDPSMTEWERSREKEEFVRASILYRPTSSMLASRFTRAKQEDDDDYVEVAAEREGHMEDKEAAVKMKMFGQLTRETFEWHPDKLLCRRFNVAHPYPGSSTVGLPKVKRDKFSVFNFLTLKEGGEQAAPAKAAQTAKKSRWDQEAEPGQASAQQASDVKEASQTSESTPDGPRDLSQSRKLKEEEEEEANEDDKEADEDDEEEVEEEEEEARPPMDVFKAIFAGSSDDDDDDKASSASSGGGGEQDEEERTEAAPPRNLFDISSSQQTAAAAAAAAAAAAAAAPSRAPPAQEAAEFGPKLPPPCFRLGAAAASLARAGDRKDKKQHKRRKDKKKKKSKKKKIKVTQQEDKKRKKSKKSKKEEDTSEQSDHQDAETTAELIRRLKSAAPSEEVTAATWQ, from the exons ATGGCGGCCGGCGGCACAGACGTCGACGACGGCAAGGCGGCGGTAGATTTTGTGACTTACGGGACGCCTCTGGAACCTCTGGAAGAAG aTGAGGCCCCACGTAAGCCCATCCCTCTCCACGAGCAGACGGTTCGGGATGAAAAGGGGCGGTACCAGCGGTTCCACGGCGCCTTCACAGGCGGCTTCTCGGCAGGCTATTACAACACGGTGGGATCCAAAGAAG GATGGACGCCGTCCACCTTTGTGTCGTCGCGGCAGCAGAAGGCGGACAAACATCGAGCCACGCCCCAAGACTTCATGGATGAAGAG GATTTGGGCGAGCACGGCATCGCCCCGACCCAGATCACCACCACGGGGCCGTTTGCGTCCCGGGCACCGGCGGCGGTCTGGGACAGGGCCAAGGCCGTCAACGCGCAGACGGCCATCATACCGGGAGACAACCTCCTGGACGAACTCATCGCCCCTGCGAG GTCTTGTATAGGCGTGGAGCTCCTGACCCGGATGGGCTGGAAAGCAGGTCAGGGCGTGGGGCCCCGCGTCAAGAGGAAGGCTCGCCGACAACGCCCAG CCGACGACGGGCCGAGAGTCTTCGGCTGCGCTCCCCCGCCCCCTGCCGGCTCCGAGGGCTCCGAG GAGGATGACGATGGCGGCGAGTTTGCCCCCGAGAACGTGACCTTCGCCCCCAAAGATGTGATTGCGGTGGACTTTGCCGCCAGGACGGGGCTTCAGGGCCTGGGCTACAGCGGACTGGATCCGGCGATGGCGCTACGCGACCAGGCCGACGACAGCCTGGCGGACCTCTTCTCGCCGCACTCGGAGGCCACCAGCAGGCTCTTTGGCGAAAGGCCTCGGCGCTCGCGGAGGGGCGGCGGCGTGGCCGGCCAG GCCTTCGGCGTGGGGGCGCTggaggacgacgacgaggaCGTGTACCGGCGGGACGCCATGTCCAAGTACGACACCGTGCTGGGGGACGAGCCCGGGGACGGACTCTACGGCTGGACCGCCCCTTGCGACGACCGCGGCAACAGAAACAAGC acCACAAGGAGGCGGCGTACCTTGGCAAAATCCTGGAAGGCTTCACCTTGGCCCGCAGccccgaggaaaagaaaatt ATTTTTGCTGCGCCGCCGCTGCCGGCCGACTTCCGTCCGGTGCGCCGCTTTCGCCCCCCGGTGGCCGTGTCGCACGTCTCGGGCGTGAGCGCCGCCCTGGCTGAAGCTCTGAGGTCATCCAAAGGTCAAGCGCCGACCCCGGATGCCGGCCGCCACCACGTGATGTCTGACCAGAGGGGGGCGCTGCTGGGGGAGGCTGCCCTGCCAG GCCCCGCCTCCGTCATGGAATTGCTACGGCCCGAAGACCGCCGGCGCTTGCTGAGCTTGCGAGCGGCCAGCGGCGCGCCCCCGGGCGCCCCGCCCTCAGGTGCCCCGCCCTCAGGCGCCCCGCCCCCAAGCGCCCCCTCGGATGCCTCCTTGCGACGGCGCCAGGaggaggtggcggcggcggcggttgCGTGGCGAGGTTGCGACGGCCTCTCACGGACCTTCAAACCCTTTGAGAAGAATGCCGGCAAGCAAGCCCGATATGACACTTACTTGGGACGGCTGCGGCTGGGGGAGAAAG ATGCCCTGGATGCCTGTTCGGACCCTTCCATGACGGAGTGGGAGCGCAGCCGGGAGAAGGAGGAGTTTGTGCGAGCGTCCATCTTGTACCGGCCCACCTCCTCCATGCTGGCCAGTCGCTTCACGCGCGCTAAgcaggaggacgacgacgactATGTGGAAGTGGCGGCGGAGCGGGAG GGCCACATGGAGGACAAGGAGGCCGCCGTCAAGATGAAGATGTTCGGCCAGCTGACCAGGGAAACCTTTGAGTGGCATCCTGACAAGCTTCTCTGCAGGAGGTTCAACGTAGCCCACCCCTACCCTGG GTCGTCCACCGTCGGCCTTCCCAAAGTCAAGCGGGACAAGTTCTCCGTCTTCAACTTCCTGACGCTGAAGGAGGGCGGCGAGCAAGCAG CGCCTGCTAAGGCGGCGCAGACCGCCAAGAAGTCGCGGTGGGACCAGGAGGCGGAGCCCGGCCAGGCCTCCGCTCAGCAAGCCAGTGACGTCAAAGAAGCCTCCCAAACGTCTGAG aGCACACCTGACGGGCCACGCGACCTATCACAAAGCAGGAagctgaaggaggaggaggaggaggaggccaaTGAAGATGATAAAGAAgctgatgaggatgatgaagaggaggtggaggaggaagaggaggaggcacGGCCTCCAATGGACGTGTTCAAAGCCATTTTTGCCGGCTCCtcggacgacgacgacgacgacaagGCCTCGTCGGCCTCGTCGGGGGGGGGCGGCGAGCAAGACGAGGAGGAGCGGACGGAGGCGGCGCCACCAAGGAACCTCTTTGACATCTCGTCCTCCCAGCAGACAG ccgctgccgccgccgctgctgccgccgccgccgctgctgctgcgccTTCTCGTGCGCCACCGGCTCAGGAAGCGGCTGAGTTCGGCCCCAAGCTTCCTCCTCCCTGCTTCCGTCTCG GGGCTGCCGCCGCCTCGCTGGCCCGTGCCGGGGACCGCAAGGACAAGAAGCAACACAAACGCAGGAAAGACAAGAAg aagaagaaaagcaagaagaagaaaatcaaagTGACGCAGCAAGAAgacaagaagaggaagaaaagtaAGAAGTCAAAGAAGGAAGAGGACACCTCGGAACAAAGCGACCATCAAGATGCAGAGACCACGGCGGAATTGATCAGGAG GCTGAAGAGCGCAGCGCCGTCTGAGGAGGTGACCGCAGCAACATGGCAATAA
- the gpatch1 gene encoding G patch domain-containing protein 1 isoform X2, translating into MAAGGTDVDDGKAAVDFVTYGTPLEPLEEDEAPRKPIPLHEQTVRDEKGRYQRFHGAFTGGFSAGYYNTVGSKEGWTPSTFVSSRQQKADKHRATPQDFMDEEDLGEHGIAPTQITTTGPFASRAPAAVWDRAKAVNAQTAIIPGDNLLDELIAPARSCIGVELLTRMGWKAGQGVGPRVKRKARRQRPADDGPRVFGCAPPPPAGSEGSEEDDDGGEFAPENVTFAPKDVIAVDFAARTGLQGLGYSGLDPAMALRDQADDSLADLFSPHSEATSRLFGERPRRSRRGGGVAGQAFGVGALEDDDEDVYRRDAMSKYDTVLGDEPGDGLYGWTAPCDDRGNRNKHHKEAAYLGKILEGFTLARSPEEKKIIFAAPPLPADFRPVRRFRPPVAVSHVSGVSAALAEALRSSKGQAPTPDAGRHHVMSDQRGALLGEAALPGPASVMELLRPEDRRRLLSLRAASGAPPGAPPSGAPPSGAPPPSAPSDASLRRRQEEVAAAAVAWRGCDGLSRTFKPFEKNAGKQARYDTYLGRLRLGEKDALDACSDPSMTEWERSREKEEFVRASILYRPTSSMLASRFTRAKQEDDDDYVEVAAEREGHMEDKEAAVKMKMFGQLTRETFEWHPDKLLCRRFNVAHPYPGSSTVGLPKVKRDKFSVFNFLTLKEGGEQAAPAKAAQTAKKSRWDQEAEPGQASAQQASDVKEASQTSESTPDGPRDLSQSRKLKEEEEEEANEDDKEADEDDEEEVEEEEEEARPPMDVFKAIFAGSSDDDDDDKASSASSGGGGEQDEEERTEAAPPRNLFDISSSQQTAAAAAAAAAAAAAAAPSRAPPAQEAAEFGPKLPPPCFRLGAAAASLARAGDRKDKKQHKRRKDKKKKSKKKKIKVTQQEDKKRKKSKKSKKEEDTSEQSDHQDAETTAELIRRLKSAAPSEEVTAATWQ; encoded by the exons ATGGCGGCCGGCGGCACAGACGTCGACGACGGCAAGGCGGCGGTAGATTTTGTGACTTACGGGACGCCTCTGGAACCTCTGGAAGAAG aTGAGGCCCCACGTAAGCCCATCCCTCTCCACGAGCAGACGGTTCGGGATGAAAAGGGGCGGTACCAGCGGTTCCACGGCGCCTTCACAGGCGGCTTCTCGGCAGGCTATTACAACACGGTGGGATCCAAAGAAG GATGGACGCCGTCCACCTTTGTGTCGTCGCGGCAGCAGAAGGCGGACAAACATCGAGCCACGCCCCAAGACTTCATGGATGAAGAG GATTTGGGCGAGCACGGCATCGCCCCGACCCAGATCACCACCACGGGGCCGTTTGCGTCCCGGGCACCGGCGGCGGTCTGGGACAGGGCCAAGGCCGTCAACGCGCAGACGGCCATCATACCGGGAGACAACCTCCTGGACGAACTCATCGCCCCTGCGAG GTCTTGTATAGGCGTGGAGCTCCTGACCCGGATGGGCTGGAAAGCAGGTCAGGGCGTGGGGCCCCGCGTCAAGAGGAAGGCTCGCCGACAACGCCCAG CCGACGACGGGCCGAGAGTCTTCGGCTGCGCTCCCCCGCCCCCTGCCGGCTCCGAGGGCTCCGAG GAGGATGACGATGGCGGCGAGTTTGCCCCCGAGAACGTGACCTTCGCCCCCAAAGATGTGATTGCGGTGGACTTTGCCGCCAGGACGGGGCTTCAGGGCCTGGGCTACAGCGGACTGGATCCGGCGATGGCGCTACGCGACCAGGCCGACGACAGCCTGGCGGACCTCTTCTCGCCGCACTCGGAGGCCACCAGCAGGCTCTTTGGCGAAAGGCCTCGGCGCTCGCGGAGGGGCGGCGGCGTGGCCGGCCAG GCCTTCGGCGTGGGGGCGCTggaggacgacgacgaggaCGTGTACCGGCGGGACGCCATGTCCAAGTACGACACCGTGCTGGGGGACGAGCCCGGGGACGGACTCTACGGCTGGACCGCCCCTTGCGACGACCGCGGCAACAGAAACAAGC acCACAAGGAGGCGGCGTACCTTGGCAAAATCCTGGAAGGCTTCACCTTGGCCCGCAGccccgaggaaaagaaaatt ATTTTTGCTGCGCCGCCGCTGCCGGCCGACTTCCGTCCGGTGCGCCGCTTTCGCCCCCCGGTGGCCGTGTCGCACGTCTCGGGCGTGAGCGCCGCCCTGGCTGAAGCTCTGAGGTCATCCAAAGGTCAAGCGCCGACCCCGGATGCCGGCCGCCACCACGTGATGTCTGACCAGAGGGGGGCGCTGCTGGGGGAGGCTGCCCTGCCAG GCCCCGCCTCCGTCATGGAATTGCTACGGCCCGAAGACCGCCGGCGCTTGCTGAGCTTGCGAGCGGCCAGCGGCGCGCCCCCGGGCGCCCCGCCCTCAGGTGCCCCGCCCTCAGGCGCCCCGCCCCCAAGCGCCCCCTCGGATGCCTCCTTGCGACGGCGCCAGGaggaggtggcggcggcggcggttgCGTGGCGAGGTTGCGACGGCCTCTCACGGACCTTCAAACCCTTTGAGAAGAATGCCGGCAAGCAAGCCCGATATGACACTTACTTGGGACGGCTGCGGCTGGGGGAGAAAG ATGCCCTGGATGCCTGTTCGGACCCTTCCATGACGGAGTGGGAGCGCAGCCGGGAGAAGGAGGAGTTTGTGCGAGCGTCCATCTTGTACCGGCCCACCTCCTCCATGCTGGCCAGTCGCTTCACGCGCGCTAAgcaggaggacgacgacgactATGTGGAAGTGGCGGCGGAGCGGGAG GGCCACATGGAGGACAAGGAGGCCGCCGTCAAGATGAAGATGTTCGGCCAGCTGACCAGGGAAACCTTTGAGTGGCATCCTGACAAGCTTCTCTGCAGGAGGTTCAACGTAGCCCACCCCTACCCTGG GTCGTCCACCGTCGGCCTTCCCAAAGTCAAGCGGGACAAGTTCTCCGTCTTCAACTTCCTGACGCTGAAGGAGGGCGGCGAGCAAGCAG CGCCTGCTAAGGCGGCGCAGACCGCCAAGAAGTCGCGGTGGGACCAGGAGGCGGAGCCCGGCCAGGCCTCCGCTCAGCAAGCCAGTGACGTCAAAGAAGCCTCCCAAACGTCTGAG aGCACACCTGACGGGCCACGCGACCTATCACAAAGCAGGAagctgaaggaggaggaggaggaggaggccaaTGAAGATGATAAAGAAgctgatgaggatgatgaagaggaggtggaggaggaagaggaggaggcacGGCCTCCAATGGACGTGTTCAAAGCCATTTTTGCCGGCTCCtcggacgacgacgacgacgacaagGCCTCGTCGGCCTCGTCGGGGGGGGGCGGCGAGCAAGACGAGGAGGAGCGGACGGAGGCGGCGCCACCAAGGAACCTCTTTGACATCTCGTCCTCCCAGCAGACAG ccgctgccgccgccgctgctgccgccgccgccgctgctgctgcgccTTCTCGTGCGCCACCGGCTCAGGAAGCGGCTGAGTTCGGCCCCAAGCTTCCTCCTCCCTGCTTCCGTCTCG GGGCTGCCGCCGCCTCGCTGGCCCGTGCCGGGGACCGCAAGGACAAGAAGCAACACAAACGCAGGAAAGACAAGAAg aagaaaagcaagaagaagaaaatcaaagTGACGCAGCAAGAAgacaagaagaggaagaaaagtaAGAAGTCAAAGAAGGAAGAGGACACCTCGGAACAAAGCGACCATCAAGATGCAGAGACCACGGCGGAATTGATCAGGAG GCTGAAGAGCGCAGCGCCGTCTGAGGAGGTGACCGCAGCAACATGGCAATAA
- the gpatch1 gene encoding G patch domain-containing protein 1 isoform X3 — MAAGGTDVDDGKAAVDFVTYGTPLEPLEEDEAPRKPIPLHEQTVRDEKGRYQRFHGAFTGGFSAGYYNTVGSKEGWTPSTFVSSRQQKADKHRATPQDFMDEEDLGEHGIAPTQITTTGPFASRAPAAVWDRAKAVNAQTAIIPGDNLLDELIAPARSCIGVELLTRMGWKAGQGVGPRVKRKARRQRPADDGPRVFGCAPPPPAGSEGSEEDDDGGEFAPENVTFAPKDVIAVDFAARTGLQGLGYSGLDPAMALRDQADDSLADLFSPHSEATSRLFGERPRRSRRGGGVAGQAFGVGALEDDDEDVYRRDAMSKYDTVLGDEPGDGLYGWTAPCDDRGNRNKHHKEAAYLGKILEGFTLARSPEEKKIIFAAPPLPADFRPVRRFRPPVAVSHVSGVSAALAEALRSSKGQAPTPDAGRHHVMSDQRGALLGEAALPGPASVMELLRPEDRRRLLSLRAASGAPPGAPPSGAPPSGAPPPSAPSDASLRRRQEEVAAAAVAWRGCDGLSRTFKPFEKNAGKQARYDTYLGRLRLGEKDALDACSDPSMTEWERSREKEEFVRASILYRPTSSMLASRFTRAKQEDDDDYVEVAAEREGHMEDKEAAVKMKMFGQLTRETFEWHPDKLLCRRFNVAHPYPGSSTVGLPKVKRDKFSVFNFLTLKEGGEQAAPAKAAQTAKKSRWDQEAEPGQASAQQASDVKEASQTSESTPDGPRDLSQSRKLKEEEEEEANEDDKEADEDDEEEVEEEEEEARPPMDVFKAIFAGSSDDDDDDKASSASSGGGGEQDEEERTEAAPPRNLFDISSSQQTAAAAAAAAAAPSRAPPAQEAAEFGPKLPPPCFRLGAAAASLARAGDRKDKKQHKRRKDKKKKKSKKKKIKVTQQEDKKRKKSKKSKKEEDTSEQSDHQDAETTAELIRRLKSAAPSEEVTAATWQ; from the exons ATGGCGGCCGGCGGCACAGACGTCGACGACGGCAAGGCGGCGGTAGATTTTGTGACTTACGGGACGCCTCTGGAACCTCTGGAAGAAG aTGAGGCCCCACGTAAGCCCATCCCTCTCCACGAGCAGACGGTTCGGGATGAAAAGGGGCGGTACCAGCGGTTCCACGGCGCCTTCACAGGCGGCTTCTCGGCAGGCTATTACAACACGGTGGGATCCAAAGAAG GATGGACGCCGTCCACCTTTGTGTCGTCGCGGCAGCAGAAGGCGGACAAACATCGAGCCACGCCCCAAGACTTCATGGATGAAGAG GATTTGGGCGAGCACGGCATCGCCCCGACCCAGATCACCACCACGGGGCCGTTTGCGTCCCGGGCACCGGCGGCGGTCTGGGACAGGGCCAAGGCCGTCAACGCGCAGACGGCCATCATACCGGGAGACAACCTCCTGGACGAACTCATCGCCCCTGCGAG GTCTTGTATAGGCGTGGAGCTCCTGACCCGGATGGGCTGGAAAGCAGGTCAGGGCGTGGGGCCCCGCGTCAAGAGGAAGGCTCGCCGACAACGCCCAG CCGACGACGGGCCGAGAGTCTTCGGCTGCGCTCCCCCGCCCCCTGCCGGCTCCGAGGGCTCCGAG GAGGATGACGATGGCGGCGAGTTTGCCCCCGAGAACGTGACCTTCGCCCCCAAAGATGTGATTGCGGTGGACTTTGCCGCCAGGACGGGGCTTCAGGGCCTGGGCTACAGCGGACTGGATCCGGCGATGGCGCTACGCGACCAGGCCGACGACAGCCTGGCGGACCTCTTCTCGCCGCACTCGGAGGCCACCAGCAGGCTCTTTGGCGAAAGGCCTCGGCGCTCGCGGAGGGGCGGCGGCGTGGCCGGCCAG GCCTTCGGCGTGGGGGCGCTggaggacgacgacgaggaCGTGTACCGGCGGGACGCCATGTCCAAGTACGACACCGTGCTGGGGGACGAGCCCGGGGACGGACTCTACGGCTGGACCGCCCCTTGCGACGACCGCGGCAACAGAAACAAGC acCACAAGGAGGCGGCGTACCTTGGCAAAATCCTGGAAGGCTTCACCTTGGCCCGCAGccccgaggaaaagaaaatt ATTTTTGCTGCGCCGCCGCTGCCGGCCGACTTCCGTCCGGTGCGCCGCTTTCGCCCCCCGGTGGCCGTGTCGCACGTCTCGGGCGTGAGCGCCGCCCTGGCTGAAGCTCTGAGGTCATCCAAAGGTCAAGCGCCGACCCCGGATGCCGGCCGCCACCACGTGATGTCTGACCAGAGGGGGGCGCTGCTGGGGGAGGCTGCCCTGCCAG GCCCCGCCTCCGTCATGGAATTGCTACGGCCCGAAGACCGCCGGCGCTTGCTGAGCTTGCGAGCGGCCAGCGGCGCGCCCCCGGGCGCCCCGCCCTCAGGTGCCCCGCCCTCAGGCGCCCCGCCCCCAAGCGCCCCCTCGGATGCCTCCTTGCGACGGCGCCAGGaggaggtggcggcggcggcggttgCGTGGCGAGGTTGCGACGGCCTCTCACGGACCTTCAAACCCTTTGAGAAGAATGCCGGCAAGCAAGCCCGATATGACACTTACTTGGGACGGCTGCGGCTGGGGGAGAAAG ATGCCCTGGATGCCTGTTCGGACCCTTCCATGACGGAGTGGGAGCGCAGCCGGGAGAAGGAGGAGTTTGTGCGAGCGTCCATCTTGTACCGGCCCACCTCCTCCATGCTGGCCAGTCGCTTCACGCGCGCTAAgcaggaggacgacgacgactATGTGGAAGTGGCGGCGGAGCGGGAG GGCCACATGGAGGACAAGGAGGCCGCCGTCAAGATGAAGATGTTCGGCCAGCTGACCAGGGAAACCTTTGAGTGGCATCCTGACAAGCTTCTCTGCAGGAGGTTCAACGTAGCCCACCCCTACCCTGG GTCGTCCACCGTCGGCCTTCCCAAAGTCAAGCGGGACAAGTTCTCCGTCTTCAACTTCCTGACGCTGAAGGAGGGCGGCGAGCAAGCAG CGCCTGCTAAGGCGGCGCAGACCGCCAAGAAGTCGCGGTGGGACCAGGAGGCGGAGCCCGGCCAGGCCTCCGCTCAGCAAGCCAGTGACGTCAAAGAAGCCTCCCAAACGTCTGAG aGCACACCTGACGGGCCACGCGACCTATCACAAAGCAGGAagctgaaggaggaggaggaggaggaggccaaTGAAGATGATAAAGAAgctgatgaggatgatgaagaggaggtggaggaggaagaggaggaggcacGGCCTCCAATGGACGTGTTCAAAGCCATTTTTGCCGGCTCCtcggacgacgacgacgacgacaagGCCTCGTCGGCCTCGTCGGGGGGGGGCGGCGAGCAAGACGAGGAGGAGCGGACGGAGGCGGCGCCACCAAGGAACCTCTTTGACATCTCGTCCTCCCAGCAGACA gctgctgccgccgccgccgctgctgctgcgccTTCTCGTGCGCCACCGGCTCAGGAAGCGGCTGAGTTCGGCCCCAAGCTTCCTCCTCCCTGCTTCCGTCTCG GGGCTGCCGCCGCCTCGCTGGCCCGTGCCGGGGACCGCAAGGACAAGAAGCAACACAAACGCAGGAAAGACAAGAAg aagaagaaaagcaagaagaagaaaatcaaagTGACGCAGCAAGAAgacaagaagaggaagaaaagtaAGAAGTCAAAGAAGGAAGAGGACACCTCGGAACAAAGCGACCATCAAGATGCAGAGACCACGGCGGAATTGATCAGGAG GCTGAAGAGCGCAGCGCCGTCTGAGGAGGTGACCGCAGCAACATGGCAATAA